ATCAGTCCCTTCCTCGCCCAGGTTTTGACCGTGCCTAATGGCTTGTCCAATTGCTCAGCAATTTGAGACTGACTGTATCCCCCGAAATAGCTGAGTTCTAATACTTGTCGATACTCACTGGGCAGTTCTGTTAAAGCCTGCTGGAGGACTTGGCGCTTTTCCGACTGACTGGCATGGTCCAAGGGGGTGAGAGAAGGCTTGGGCGACAAACTTTCCTGCCACTGGGACAAAATGCGACGACGATTCCCCTTCATCCGCAGTCGATCGATGGCTCGCGACCGAGTGACTGTAGCCAAAAAGCTCGATAGGGAGCCTCGACTGGGATTAAACGTACAGCGTTCCCACAGGCCCAGAAAGATCTCTTGCATTAAGTCTTCCGCTTCTGGGGAATTGCCCAAAATTTTATAGGCCAGGGTATAGACCAAACTGGAATAGTGATCGAACAGATAGCCTAGAGCATCTAACTCCTGGCGCTTAATTGCCGCAACAAGTTCAACGGCATCTGCATAGTTAGCAGGAGGAACAGGGCGATTCTCCTCGGAGGATGGGTTGGGTTGAGGAACTTTCAAAAGCATTTGCCCACAGCAGGGTTGCACTCATTCTATATACGAGTCAGGTTTGCGATCGGATGTCGGTATCGCCAATTATTTTTTGACCACATCCAATTAACTCACTGGCTCGTACTGAAAGTAAGCCCAAAAAAAAGGGGGCATGGTTGCCCCCTAACATCACTTTATTTCTAGGACCCAGATTATCATGGCAATTCATGCAAAGCTAACCGGATGTCTTCAAGCCATAACTTCTCCGGCTGTAGCAAGTGATGATGCTTAGGGTTATAGATGGTCTCTTCTCCTCTCCCTCATATTGTGGTTATTGGCGCTGGTTTTGGCGGCCTGCAAACGGCGGTTTCCCTGGGAGGAGCAACTGCTCGGGTCACTTTAATTGACCGGAATAATTACCACACCTTTGTGCCGCTACTCTATCAAGTGGCAACGGCAACCTTGGAGCCGGAGTGGATTGCATTGCCCATTCACAAACTGCTGCGTCGATATAAAAATGTTCAGTTTGTTCAGGGCAATGTTGAGACGGTTGACTTAACCGCTCGGCAAGTGCGAACCAAGCAACTGACATTGCAATATGACTATCTGGTGCTGGCTACAGGGAGTCAAACCCATTTCCAGGGGGTGCCGGGGGCAAAGGAACATGCTTTTCCATTACGGAGTTTGGAAGATGCGATCGCACTCAAGCATCATCTCTTACAGTGCATTGAACGAGCCGCCCAAACCTCAGATCCAGCCGAACGACGTCAGTACCTCACGATCACGATTGTGGGAGGTGGGGCCACAGGCGTTGAAATGGCGGGAGCCTTAGTGGAACTCTGCCATCAGTCTTGGCCCAAAGACTATCCCTGGCTTCGGGATGATCCAGTCCAACTGCTTTTGGTGCAGTCAGGCCCGGAACTCCTCCCTGAATTTCCTCATCCATTGCGAACTTACACCTATAAAAAGCTCGCTACTTTAGGTGTAAACATTCAGGTGCAGACCAAAGTCGCATCTGTTCATACCACCCATCTAGACCTGGAGAGTGGTGCCTTTATTCCCTGTGCGACCACCCTTTGGACCGCTGGGGTGAAAGCAGTCCACCCTCCCACAGAAACGCTACCCCTGGAGAATCGGGATAAAATCTCGGTTCTGCCTACCTTACAACTGCAGCAGTATCCCGAGGTCTATGCCCTCGGTGATACCGCCCAAGTTCCCGGTCAGACTTTAGCAGGCGTTGCACCCGAAGCCTTACAGCAGGGTGTGTGTACCGCCCGAAATCTGCGCCGTCAACTCAAAGGTCGCTCTCCCCAGCCCTTTCGATATCTCAATAAAGGCCGATTGGCGATCATTGGCTGCTTTTCTGGAGTAGGCAAGATTGGCCCCTTCCCCATTCGGGGTTTTCTGGGTTGGTTTCTCTGGTTAGCCGTCCACCTGGTCTATACCCCTGGCTATCGCAATCGCCTCATGATCTTGATGACCTGGCTGCAATCCTTTAGCACCCGAGATAAATTAGCGCGGCAATTATTGACAAAGTCTCATGCTAAATCTCCCGTCCAATTTAAGAGGTAGAGACGTTTTATGGTCCTTCGCGTCCTGTCCCCAGCCCCACATAGAGTTCTGCTAGATCAAGAACTCAGAACATCAACAGCTTTGGCCCCAGCCAGGCTGCTCTACCCAATCAATATCTTTTGCTTTTAACCATCATTTAGAGGATCACCATGACCCCAACTTCTACGGATTCCAATCTCTCTATGCAACAGTTTGCCTTATTGCTGTTACGCCTAGTGGTGGTATCGATCTTCCTCTACCACGGATTTCCCAAAGCAATTAACTGGGCCATGGCAGGCGAGAAATTTATTGGCTTTGGCTTACCCGGATTTTTAGGTCCGATTACAGGCATTGTGGAAGTGATTGCCAGTGTTCTGATTCTGATTGGGATTCAGAACTTCTGGGCCAACTGGGTGTTGGTGGCAATTATGGCAGGTGAGATCGCAACGGTTCAATTCCCCAAAGCCTTCAGCGAAGGTGCTTATATCGCCGGTCTAGAACGAGACTTAATGATTTTGGTAGCCTGTGCCGTATCCGCCGCCTTTGGCCCCGGTGCCTTTGCCCTCAAGCAGCGCTAAAACCCTACCCCATTAGAATTGGGTCCCTGTCCCTTTCTCCACTGGGAAATTAGCCCTACGCCAAGCTTTGATATCTCCCTCCAGATGGTAGATCTGAGCAAAGCCTGCTTTTAGGAGCGCTGTTTCCGCAATCTGAGCACGAAATCCTCGCTCGCAGTAGATAACAACATCTTGTTCAGCAAAAGTCTGCAGATCTTTAATCCGTGTGGGTACATCCTGGAAATAAATCTGAATAGCCCCTGGGATATGCCCTGCCTCATATTCTTCGACCGTACGCACATCCAAAATAACGGGAGGATTACCTGCTTTAATTTGTGTCAACAGTTGGGTTGGGGTGATCAGTTCATGGGCATCCCAACTCGGGGCACAGGCGGTTGTCCCCAGTATCACAACGATAGCGGGTACGACTCCACGAATGATGATCGAATCTCGGCTTTGCATCCTTCAAGTTTGGGTAGATTAAATGAGCTTCAATAGTTCACTAGGGGTATGGATCAGTGCATCAGCACCTGCTTGTTCTAACTCCGCTAAACTGCCGTAGCCCCACAAAACCCCTAGACATCTGGTAAATCCTTGCCCCGCTGCCATATCACTAGCACGATCGCCAATCATCCACAGATCTGTATGCTCCTGCTCTTGAATATCACGTAATAGCTCAGCTTTATTGCGATCCAGTCCACAGCCCCAAACATCTATAAAATAGGGACGCAATGCAAAATAATCAATCACTGCTTGAGCAATATCTGTCGGTTTAGCCGTCACAACATATAGGCGATGCCCTTGATTTGTCAGTTCCTTGAGCAGGTCTGGAATCCCAGGATATAAGATATTTTCGGTATAGCCGATGGTTCTATATCGTTCTCGATACAGAGCCACCGCTTGGCTAATGACTGCCTCATTTTCAGTATTCAGCAACTGAGCGAACGTCCTGCTTAGAGGAGGGCCAATATACTGCGTCAAATTATGGGGGGCTATGGTGGAAACCCTGAGATTTTCTAGGGCGTAGTTAATTGAGGTTGTGATGCCTTGAGCCGGGTCACTCAAGGTTCCATCCAAGTCAAATGCGAGTACGGTCATCGATAATATCTGTACTTCAATCTGGACTAACCTTTTGCCCGGCAACCCGTTTCATGGAAGCCTGCCCGTCTCTTGAATCGTTAGAACATCAAGGTGCAACAGGCTGCACTTTAACTTCTGAGGGAGCAAGCTTGATGGAGCTGAGGATGGATCGATTGGTTGCAGCCAATTCATTATAGAAATCTACTTTTTGGGTATAGGTTTCAAATTGCTGATTGAACTGCGAGATCCGAGACTGCAATTGTTGGGCTTGCCAGTTGAACTCCCCCACTTCAGCATTAAACCGCGATCGGGCCTGCTCGAAATCATTCACTAAACGATCATCTCCCCGACTCAGGGAGGCTTCAGCCTGCAGTTTCAAGTTACCCAGATTGGCCTTCATGCGCTCCAAATCTCGATAGCTAGCCTTTAAGTCATCTTCTGTGCGCTGAATATAGTCTTTTTCTTCTTGCAAATTGACTTCCAGACGATTCAATTCAGGTTCTAACTGATCAACCTGGGACTCAATTTCGGATAGGACACTGCGAGAGCGGTCTGAAAAAACCACTACTTGTTTGCGATCGCGAAAGTACTGCCGATAATATTTCTCCAATTCTGGATCGCCCAAGTTCGCTAAGCTCGTGCCCAAATGGGAATGTAGCTCATTGACATAAAGATCTTGATCACCCGTTTCATACTCTTTAAGCACCGCCAATAAATGTTCATCCTTCACCTGTTTTGCGGCCCGTTTCAATTGGGATGCCAGTTGCGATCGCTCTTTGTTACCCAGCTTTTGATAAGCCGCATGGAGCATCTCATGGGCCGCCACCATTTCCATCATTCCATCCAGCCGCGGATCGGTGACTGACTGGATGATGATCGAGCCTTCATAGCCGTTACTGGTAAAACATCCCAGCAGAATGGTTTTCTCCGTATTATGTCCTGCTTTTCTACAGAGCTTATGGAATATTTTCTTGGACTCAATTCTTGGCTCTTGTTTATAAAACAACTGCTGAGCCTTTGGCGTCATTGTCGTATCGATCGCCAACTTTTCAATCTTCGGTGAGGATGGCTTGTAGATTTTTGGCGCTAATTGAGCACAACTACTTAACCATCCACCCCCCACCACAATCCACAGGGAAACGGTGAAAATGGGGTGCCAGGATTTCTGCATCTGATATGGATCGGTGAGGAGTGTCTTAACTCAAGATAGACAAGTTTTTGGGCCAATATGACTCAAAAGTGATTTTGAGTCATCAGCACCAGGGGGCTATCCTCTCATCAGTGATATAGCTTTTCCCCCACTGCAAAGGTGCTGTTCCCTGCATCACTCTATAACGTGCTGAACATCACCGTTGTATTGAGGGAGGGATCACGGTGCCAAAGGGTGAAATTGAGGACTATAGCCATAACAAGCTTATTCACAACCGCAACGAACCAGGAGAAAAGCATGAAGCTAACTCACCGAGCCCTTTCTATCCTCTCGATTTCCTTTATGTCTCTCATGGCAGCTGCCCCTGTCTTCGCAGCTCCCGCCTATTTGGTGGGGCAATCTGGAAGTCGGATCAATGTTCGGTCCTCCCCTAGCACTTCAGCTTCTTCTCCTCACTACGGCATCGCGGGCGATCGCGTGCAAGTCATTGACGCAACCTATAGTGATGATGGCTACCACTGGTATTACGTTGAGTTTACCTCCGGTGCTCGCGGTTGGATCCGAGGCGATTTAGTGAATGTACAGGCTCCTATTGGTTTCAATGGCTTCTAGTCAGTCCGTTGTCACCCAACAATCCGATAGGGGATAGAAAAAGTTTCATAATTTTGCACCCATAAGCTACAAACACTGCACATTGGATAATGCGATGGTTTTCTGCCATCGCATTTTTATTGCAAACCCTGAAGATCTCTGTAGTCGTTATTAGTTTTGATTCTGTCCCCAGATTCCCTTTCAGATCCCTATCAGAAACGCCTCTTAGAAGCTCTAAGCTGCTACAGGATTAAAGTTCTTAGCTTGATTTAAACCCTACAAAGATCGTTGGCCAAGAGACCAACAACAACATGACTAAGTTTGCAGCCCAAAACAGAACCACAATGCGAAAGGCAGCCAATGGCAAAGAAGACAATGTTAACCGTCCAAATCCATCCACTAGTTGCCACAAGCGAAAAGCTGTATAGAAAAAGCCAATGGGGACCACAATACTGGGTACCAACTGTCGGCTCAAGAAACCTTCAGAGAATATTTGAATCACCAATGTCAATAAATATCCACCCCAGAATAACCGCGAGGCAGGTTGATTCCAAGCCTGAAGAAGCAGAATAATAGGCAACAAAATTCCAGCAACCCAGGCTAGCAGTAACCACCCTCTTAGAAATTGCAGTTGGCTGGTACTAAACCCAATTTCTGCCGTGAAGGGTAAGTATTGAGCTTTAACGCCAAAACCATAGCCAATCATTAGGATTGTCGTCAATAGGATAAAAAGAGCAATAATCAATCCATTTTTATTTATCATCTACTCTAAGATGTGAAAAGTACTTTTCTACAAATACAAGAAATTGATGCTGTTTACACACTATGGGAACATGTCATCTTCTTGAAAGAATATCTAAACTGCGCTCAAACCCATTAAATTGGCAGTGATTGAAGAACGTAAAACTAGAGAAATTATTTTTTACTTTCAAAATAAAAAATAATTCTTATAGCGCTTTCTTCAGACTTATTTATATAAATTGATTCCTAAATCCACAACAAATGATTATTATTCTACTGGAATAGAAATCAAAAAAGTCGGGTTGATTACTAGTAGTGATCAGCTAAAAAGACTAAAGAGAAGGGGGTAAGTATAAATTTATACTTACCCCCTTCTCTTTAGTCTTTTTAAAGAACTATTTGTGAGTCGTCATATAGACAATTTTTTTATTATTACTCACTAACCAAGTGGACGACAAGACAAAGTTCTTAAACTAAAATAGGCGCTATCGGCATCACAAACTGTGGATGTTTTAACAAGCACTGCAAATATTAGTCCTACGACAAATAAGCTTACAACTGTAACAATAATTGTCGTAATCGCCGACATATTGCCGTTTTCGATAGCAGCGTTATTTTTTGAACTAGCCATAATTAAAATCCCGTAATGATTAAGAGTAAATAGGGGTTTAACAAGTGAATTTTCAAAGCTTGCACTTGTCTATCTTTTTGCAAGAGCAACTTAACCATATAATCTGAGGTTAGAGGTTCGCGAACAAGTTGCACAAAAATTAATATTAATATTTGTAAAAGCGTATCTGTCGTTTCTGGACTCTATTCTGTGTATAGAGCTGATTCAAGGAGCAGATTTCTCTGCAACTCACTCCCTATCCGTCATCTCGTCAAAGCAAATTAAACTGCCTCCAGTCTTTGGTCACCAGACTAAATATGAGAGATCTCTACTCATACTCAGTCCTATAAGTGGATCCCAATATGCTTGCCCGGTTGAAGGGATGTTTGTGGCCCTATCTAGCAAAGCCCTCAGTCAAAACTCACCTAATATCCAGTATTTAAAAATATTTTGAAGTTTTTGTCCCTAGAATACTACTTAAAAAAACTACTCATTAAATAAAATAAGAAGAGATAACCTAATATTAATTTCATTAGTGTTTCCTAGGTCTTGCGGTGCAGGAGTACAGCACTGAGTATGAGAGGAAAGCCACTCGTTTTACCCGTGAGACTTGAAGGGCTTTAAGTAATCTGAACAGCTGGTTGGATACAGTTTCAACTTGAGAAAGCAGATAAGCTTTCTTGAAGCCGTTCCTATCATTGATGGTGCATAACCTCAATTCTTCAGGGATGACTCAGTATTACCATTACCTACAAGCCATTTTTGAGGCCAATCGCTATTTTATGGCAATGTTGATGGCTGAAAAAGATCATACGCCGCAGACACAGGAAACCTCTTACAGTTCTCTCAGCCCCATTGACTAAGAGAGAACTTCATATACTGAACCTAATCTAGAGCAACGACAGACGACAGAATGCCAGGACGTACACACCGTCTACCCAAAAATACTACCGAAAAATTCCACAGCTTCCTTAAGTGAAGTAATGAAGGTATCAATCTCTTCACGAGTGTTGTAGAAATAGAGACTCGCCCGCGCTGTAGACTGCACCTTAAGATGTCGATGCAAAGGCTGAGTGCAGTGATGTCCCGCCCGAATCGCTACGCCCGCTTGATCTAAGATCGTCGAGAGATCGTGGGGATGCACATCCCCTGCGGTAAATGACGCTAGTGCAGCTCGACCTGTCCCATCTGCTTGGGGTTGAGGACCATAGACTTGCACTTCAGGAACTTCGCGGAGCCGCTTGAATAGATAACCTGTCAGTTCCGCTTCATAGGCATGAATTTTATCCATACCCACTTGAGTCAAATAATCAACCGCTGCGCCTAGACCCACAGCTTCACCAATGGCAGGGGTACCCGCCTCAAACTTATGGGGTAAATCTGCATAGGTGGCATGGTCTAGGAACACATCAGCAATCATCTCGCCGCCCCCTAAGAAGGGAGGCATACTGCGTAGCAAATCGAGCTTGCCATAGAGAAAGCCGATACCCGTAGGGGCACACATTTTGTGGCCGGAAGCAACTAGCCAATCGCAGTCCATCTTTTGAACATCGATGGGCATATGAGGGACGCTCTGGCAGGCATCGATGAGGACTTTGGCACCGTATTGATGTGCGATCGCAATAATCTCTTCCACCGGATTCACGCAGCCCAAAGTATTAGATACATGCACCACACTCACCAGCTTTGTGCGATCATTTACCAGGGTTTTGAACTGCTCTAAGTCAAAAGCTTGATTTGCGTCTAGTTCCACAAACTTCAGCACCGCCCCCGTCTTCTGGGCTACCAACTGCCAGGGGATTAAATTGCTGTGGTGTTCCATCACCGACAGGATGACTTCATCCCCAGCTTTGAGGGTGCTCAATCCCCAGCTATAGGCCACCAGGTTAATGCCTTCGCTGGCATTGCGGGTATAGACAATCTCCTGGCGAGAAGCGGCATTTACAAAGGCTGCCACCTTATCCCGTGCCCCTTCATAGGAATCCGTTGCCCGACCGCTGAGGGTATGAACCCCGCGGTGGACATTGGCATTATCCTGTTCGTAATAAGCCTGTAACGCATCCAACACGGACGTCGGCTTCTGAGAGGTCGCCGCACTATCCAAATAGACCAACGGACTATCCTGAATTTGCTGATGCAAAATAGGAAAGTCAGGACGAACCTGAAGGGCTAGAGACTTTTCTTGGATGGCAATCATAGGTGCAGAATCACAAATCTAACGTATTTGGGACAATACAGCGTTCAGCAAAGTCTGGCGCTGTTCAGCAATGGGCAATTTTTCAATAATTTCCGCCGCAAACCCCTCGACCAGCAAATCGCAAGCGCTATTGCGGTCTAACCCCCGGCTTTGTAGATAAAAAACTTCTTCATCGTCCAGCTGACTCACCGTAGCCCCGTGGGCGCACTTGACATCGTCAGCAATAATTTCTAGCTGTGGCTTCGTGTCCACCCGTGCCTTGGCCGACAGCAACAAATTGCGGCTAAGCTGGCTCGCATTGGTCTGCTGGGCCAGTTTGGGCACAAACACTCGGCCATTAAATACCGCTCGGGCACGATTATCAACGATGCACTTATGCAACTGCTGGGCCGTACAGTGGGGACCTGTAAAGGATAGATCAGAATGGGTATCGGCGACCTGCTGATCCACCGCTAGGGTCAATCCATTTAAGGTGGTATCCGTCTGTTCCGCCGTAGGCACCACCACGGGGTTATGGCGAGACATCTGTCCCCCCAGACTCAGGCTCGTCAGGGCATAGCGACTATCACGATCCTGGGAAACCGCCGTTGTACCAATATGAAATGCTGTTTTAGCCTCTCGCTGAATCCGATGGTGATGGATCTGAGCATTTTGCCCCAAGCACACTTCCGTTACCGCGTTCGTGAAGTAGGACTCTGCCTTGACCGCCACATATTCTTCAATCAAGGTAGCAGCGCTATTCGCTTCAGCCACCACCAGCCCTCGAGGAGAGGTGATGATCGGAGTATCCCCTGTCGTCAAATACAAAAGATGAATGGGCGCTTCAACCATCTGATTTTTGGCAATGTGCAAGACCGCACCATCGGCAAAGCTAGCAGTATTCAGGGCCGTAAAGACTTCCGTCATTCCCGGCTGATGTCCTAGCTCAGCTAGACTATCGGCATTCGCTAAGGTGCTGACCCTCAGGCCCGCAGGCAAATTATCAACAGCAGATAAATCAGGGGCAAAAAAGCCATTGACAAAGACCAACCGCACGGGGGCATCTGCCAAGATAAAGGCGTCAATCTCTTCTAGGGATAGCGATGCGGCAGTTGGAGCTGCAAAAGAAGTTTTGTACAGGCCCGACAAATCCGTAAATCGCCAGTCCTCATCTCGATTACTGGGGAGTCCCCGTTCTTGAACAATACTGAGGGCGCTATCTCGCACCTCTGACAATCCGGTCAGGCTGGGCCGCTGGGCCAAAAGATGGTTTAAATAAGCTTGCCGATCCTGCACTGCTGACAAGCTAGGCGCAACAGCTTCTGGGTTTACTTCTACGGTCATTAGACTGCCACCTCCTCTTGCTTCACCCAGTCATAGCCTTTGGCTTCCAGCTCTTGGGCCAGTTCCTTGCCACCCGTAGTCAAGATTTTGCCTTCGGCCATCACATGGACAAAGTCGGGGACAATATAGTCCAGCAACCGCTGATAGTGGGTAATCATCAGGGTAGCGTTGTCGGGCTTGGCAAGCTGATTCACCCCATTGGCAACAATCTTGAGGGCATCAATATCTAAACCTGAATCTGTTTCATCCAGAATGGCTAAGGTGGGTTCTAAAAGGGCCATCTGCAAGATTTCATTGCGCTTCTTTTCCCCGCCAGAAAAGCCTTCATTCACACTGCGATCGAGGAAGGCCGGGTCCATTTTGACCACGTCTAAGCGTTCCCGCACCAAATCATCAAAATCAAAGGCGTCTAGCTCTTCTAGACCTTCATGCTGGCGCTTGGAATTGCAGGATACCCGTAGAAAGTCGAGGTTGCTCACTCCAGGAATTTCTAAGGGATATTGAAAGGCCAAAAACACACCTGAGCGGGACCGTTCTTCCGGCTCCAGCTCCAGCAGATTCTGTCCCTTGTAAATTACCTCACCTCCGGTAACCGTATAGGCGGGATGTCCAGCCAATACCTTAGAAAAGGTGCTTTTCCCAGAGCCGTTCGGCCCCATAATGGCATGGATTTCTCCCGCCTTAATTTCTAGATTCAACCCCTTCAGAATCGGAGTTCCACCCACATCTGCCGTCAAGTTACGGACGGACAGAATCACATCGCTATTGTCAATAATCACGCCTGAACCTCAAACTGCGTCTAATATTTAATGTCAGTGGGAAATCTTATCCCACACTTCCTTCTAACTTCAGGCTTAAAAGCCGATCGGCTTCTACGGCAAATTCCATCGGCAGTTGATTAAATACATCCTGACAGAAGCCGCTAATCATCATTGACACAGCATCTTCTACGGAAATACCCCGCTGGGCAAAGTAGAAGAGCTGGTCTTCCCCAATCTTGGAAGTGGAGGCTTCATGTTCCACCTTCGTTTGGTTGTTTTGCACCTGGATATAGGGGAAGGTATTGGCCTCAGCATCACTGCCAA
The Acaryochloris marina S15 genome window above contains:
- a CDS encoding DoxX family protein, whose amino-acid sequence is MTPTSTDSNLSMQQFALLLLRLVVVSIFLYHGFPKAINWAMAGEKFIGFGLPGFLGPITGIVEVIASVLILIGIQNFWANWVLVAIMAGEIATVQFPKAFSEGAYIAGLERDLMILVACAVSAAFGPGAFALKQR
- the sufD gene encoding Fe-S cluster assembly protein SufD gives rise to the protein MTVEVNPEAVAPSLSAVQDRQAYLNHLLAQRPSLTGLSEVRDSALSIVQERGLPSNRDEDWRFTDLSGLYKTSFAAPTAASLSLEEIDAFILADAPVRLVFVNGFFAPDLSAVDNLPAGLRVSTLANADSLAELGHQPGMTEVFTALNTASFADGAVLHIAKNQMVEAPIHLLYLTTGDTPIITSPRGLVVAEANSAATLIEEYVAVKAESYFTNAVTEVCLGQNAQIHHHRIQREAKTAFHIGTTAVSQDRDSRYALTSLSLGGQMSRHNPVVVPTAEQTDTTLNGLTLAVDQQVADTHSDLSFTGPHCTAQQLHKCIVDNRARAVFNGRVFVPKLAQQTNASQLSRNLLLSAKARVDTKPQLEIIADDVKCAHGATVSQLDDEEVFYLQSRGLDRNSACDLLVEGFAAEIIEKLPIAEQRQTLLNAVLSQIR
- the sufC gene encoding Fe-S cluster assembly ATPase SufC, with amino-acid sequence MIIDNSDVILSVRNLTADVGGTPILKGLNLEIKAGEIHAIMGPNGSGKSTFSKVLAGHPAYTVTGGEVIYKGQNLLELEPEERSRSGVFLAFQYPLEIPGVSNLDFLRVSCNSKRQHEGLEELDAFDFDDLVRERLDVVKMDPAFLDRSVNEGFSGGEKKRNEILQMALLEPTLAILDETDSGLDIDALKIVANGVNQLAKPDNATLMITHYQRLLDYIVPDFVHVMAEGKILTTGGKELAQELEAKGYDWVKQEEVAV
- a CDS encoding rhodanese-like domain-containing protein; amino-acid sequence: MQSRDSIIIRGVVPAIVVILGTTACAPSWDAHELITPTQLLTQIKAGNPPVILDVRTVEEYEAGHIPGAIQIYFQDVPTRIKDLQTFAEQDVVIYCERGFRAQIAETALLKAGFAQIYHLEGDIKAWRRANFPVEKGTGTQF
- a CDS encoding NAD(P)/FAD-dependent oxidoreductase gives rise to the protein MVSSPLPHIVVIGAGFGGLQTAVSLGGATARVTLIDRNNYHTFVPLLYQVATATLEPEWIALPIHKLLRRYKNVQFVQGNVETVDLTARQVRTKQLTLQYDYLVLATGSQTHFQGVPGAKEHAFPLRSLEDAIALKHHLLQCIERAAQTSDPAERRQYLTITIVGGGATGVEMAGALVELCHQSWPKDYPWLRDDPVQLLLVQSGPELLPEFPHPLRTYTYKKLATLGVNIQVQTKVASVHTTHLDLESGAFIPCATTLWTAGVKAVHPPTETLPLENRDKISVLPTLQLQQYPEVYALGDTAQVPGQTLAGVAPEALQQGVCTARNLRRQLKGRSPQPFRYLNKGRLAIIGCFSGVGKIGPFPIRGFLGWFLWLAVHLVYTPGYRNRLMILMTWLQSFSTRDKLARQLLTKSHAKSPVQFKR
- a CDS encoding sigma-70 family RNA polymerase sigma factor; this translates as MLLKVPQPNPSSEENRPVPPANYADAVELVAAIKRQELDALGYLFDHYSSLVYTLAYKILGNSPEAEDLMQEIFLGLWERCTFNPSRGSLSSFLATVTRSRAIDRLRMKGNRRRILSQWQESLSPKPSLTPLDHASQSEKRQVLQQALTELPSEYRQVLELSYFGGYSQSQIAEQLDKPLGTVKTWARKGLIQLRQSLQAQMEL
- a CDS encoding HAD-IA family hydrolase gives rise to the protein MTVLAFDLDGTLSDPAQGITTSINYALENLRVSTIAPHNLTQYIGPPLSRTFAQLLNTENEAVISQAVALYRERYRTIGYTENILYPGIPDLLKELTNQGHRLYVVTAKPTDIAQAVIDYFALRPYFIDVWGCGLDRNKAELLRDIQEQEHTDLWMIGDRASDMAAGQGFTRCLGVLWGYGSLAELEQAGADALIHTPSELLKLI
- a CDS encoding SufS family cysteine desulfurase → MIAIQEKSLALQVRPDFPILHQQIQDSPLVYLDSAATSQKPTSVLDALQAYYEQDNANVHRGVHTLSGRATDSYEGARDKVAAFVNAASRQEIVYTRNASEGINLVAYSWGLSTLKAGDEVILSVMEHHSNLIPWQLVAQKTGAVLKFVELDANQAFDLEQFKTLVNDRTKLVSVVHVSNTLGCVNPVEEIIAIAHQYGAKVLIDACQSVPHMPIDVQKMDCDWLVASGHKMCAPTGIGFLYGKLDLLRSMPPFLGGGEMIADVFLDHATYADLPHKFEAGTPAIGEAVGLGAAVDYLTQVGMDKIHAYEAELTGYLFKRLREVPEVQVYGPQPQADGTGRAALASFTAGDVHPHDLSTILDQAGVAIRAGHHCTQPLHRHLKVQSTARASLYFYNTREEIDTFITSLKEAVEFFGSIFG
- a CDS encoding SH3 domain-containing protein: MKLTHRALSILSISFMSLMAAAPVFAAPAYLVGQSGSRINVRSSPSTSASSPHYGIAGDRVQVIDATYSDDGYHWYYVEFTSGARGWIRGDLVNVQAPIGFNGF